Proteins encoded by one window of Cervus canadensis isolate Bull #8, Minnesota chromosome 18, ASM1932006v1, whole genome shotgun sequence:
- the DRC7 gene encoding dynein regulatory complex subunit 7 isoform X1, with amino-acid sequence MEVLKEKVEEEEAAEREEAAERAERGEKTKRPTEVRREATTMTQEMLRDLERKLSEIEVSVPEKLLTFTKDTIDTSKLPLSYQSNTLKEEHLLQVADNFSCQYSHLCPDRVPLFLHPLNECEVPKFVSTTIRPTLMPYPELYNWDTCAQFVSDFLSMVPLPDPLKPPLYLYSSTTVLKYQKGNCFDFSTLLCSMLIGAGYDAYCVNGYGSQDLCLMDLTREVCPLTLKPKETVKEEEKAPPKKYAIKPPRDLTSRFEQEQEVKRQEAIKAEEENRRKQEEARLLEQENAKTDPLHGLRVHSWVLVLSGKREVPESFFIDAFTAHSYSTQDDHFLGIESLWNHKNYWVNMQDCWNCCKELVFDLGDPVRWEYLLLGTDKPFLSLTEEEEEGMNDDDDVEKLGKEDEDKSFDMPPSWVEQIEISPEAFETRCPNGKKVIQYKRAKLEKWAPYLNNNGLVCRLTTYEDLECTKTLEVKEWYQNREDMLELKHINKITGLNVDYFKPGHPQALRMHSYKSMQPEMDRVMEFYETARVDGLIKREETPKMMTEYYQGRPDFLSYRHVNFGPRMKKLALNSAESNPRPMVKITERFFRNPAKPADEDVAERVFLIAEERIQLRYHCRSDHITANKREFLRRMEVDSKGNKIIMTPDMCISFEVEPMEHTKKLLYQYEAMMKLKNEEKLSRHQAWESELEVLEILKLREEEEEAHTLTISIYDTKRNEKSKEYREAMERVLHEEHLRQVEAQLDYLAPFLAQLPPGEKLTRWQAVRLKDECLNDFKQRLIDKANLIQARFEKETQELQKKQQWYQENQVTLTPEDEDLYLSYCSQAMFRIRILEQRLSRHKELAPLKYLALEEKLYKDPRLVELLKVFV; translated from the exons ATGGAGGTCCTGAAGgagaaggtggaggaggaggaggcggcggagCGAGAAGAGGCAGCTGAGAGGGCCGAGAGGGGCGAGAAAACCAAGAGGCCGACGGAGGTGCGGAGGGAGGCGACCACCATGACGCAGGAGATGCTCAGAGACCTGGAGAGGAAGCTGTCAGAGATCGAGGTCTCTGTCCCGGAGAAGCTCCT GACCTTCACCAAGGACACTATTGACACCTCCAAGCTGCCCCTTTCCTACCAAAGCAACACGCTCAAGGAGGAACACCTGCTGCAGGTGGCAGACAACTTCTCCTGCCAGTACAGCCACCTGTGTCCGGACCGCGTGCCCCTCTTCCTGCACCCACTGAACGAGTGTGAAGTGCCG AAGTTCGTGAGCACAACCATCCGGCCCACACTGATGCCCTACCCTGAGCTCTACAACTGGGACACCTGTGCCCAGTTCGTCTCCGACTTCCTGTCCATGGTCCCCTTGCCCGACCCCCTCAAACCT CCCTTGTACCTGTACTCCTCGACCACCGTGCTCAAGTACCAGAAGGGGAACTGCTTCGACTTCAGCACGCTGCTCTGCTCCATGCTCATCGGTGCTGGCTACGATGCCTACTGTGTCAACGGCTACGGCTCGCAGGACCTGTGCCTCATGGACCTAACTCGGGAGGTGTGCCCACTCACCTTGAAGCCCAAGGAG ACAgtcaaggaagaggagaaggcacCCCCTAAGAAGTATGCCATCAAACCTCCCAGGGACCTGACCAGCAGGTTTGAGCAGGAACAGGAGGTGAAGAGGCAGGAGGCGATCAAGGCTGAGGAGGAGAATCGGCGGAAGCAGGAGGAGGCACGCCTCTTG GAGCAGGAGAATGCAAAGACCGACCCCCTGCATGGCCTCCGTGTGcattcctgggtcctggtgctgtCAGGGAAACGCGAGGTGCCTGAGAGCTTTTTCATTGACGCATTCACTGCACACAGCTACAGCACCCAGGACGATCACTTCCTGGGAATTGAGAGCCTTTGGAACCATAAGAACTACTGGGTCAACATGCAGGATTGTTGGAACTGCTGCAAG GAGTTGGTCTTCGACCTGGGAGACCCTGTGAGGTGGGAGTACCTGCTCTTGGGGACCGACAAGCCTTTCCTGTCCCTgactgaggaggaggaagaggggatgaatgatgatgatgacgTGGAAAAACTG GGCAAGGAGGATGAGGATAAGAGCTTCGACATGCCGCCCTCGTGGGTGGAGCAGATTGAGATCTCCCCTGAAG CGTTCGAGACCCGCTGCCCAAACGGGAAGAAGGTGATACAGTACAAGAGGGCGAAGCTGGAGAAGTGGGCCCCGTACCTCAACAACAACGGCCTCGTGTGCCGCCTTACCACCTACGAGGACCTGGAGT GTACCAAGACTTTGGAGGTGAAGGAGTGGTACCAGAACAGGGAGGACATGTTGGAGCTGAAGCACATAAACAAGATCACGGGCTTGAATGTCGACTACTTCAAGCCGGGCCACCCCCAGGCGCTGCGCA TGCACTCGTACAAGTCCATGCAACCTGAGATGGACCGTGTCATGGAGTTTTATGAAACGGCCCGCGTGGACGGCCTGATCAAGCGGGAGGAGACGCCCAAGATGATGACAGAGTACTACCAAGGACGGCCGGACTTCCTCTCCTACCGCCATGTCAATTTCGGGCCCCGCATGAAGAAGCTGGCTTTGAACAGCGCAGAGTCAAACCCCCGGCCCATGGTG AAAATCACAGAGCGATTCTTCCGCAACCCTGCGAAGCCTGCGGACGAGGACGTGGCCGAGCGAGTGTTTCTGATCGCGGAGGAGCGCATTCAGCTGCGCTACCACTGCCGCTCGGACCACATCACGGCCAACAAGCGCGAGTTCCTGCGGCGCATGGAGGTGGACAGCAAGGGCAACAAGATCATCATGACCCCTGACATGTGTATCAGCTTCGAG GTGGAGCCGATGGAGCACACCAAGAAGCTTCTCTACCAGTACGAGGCCATGATGAAGCTGAAGAACGAGGAGAAGTTGTCCAGACATCAGGCCTGGGAGTCGGAGCTGGAG GTGCTGGAGATCCTGAAGCttcgggaggaggaggaggaggcacacACGCTGACCATCTCCATCTACGACACCAAGCGCAACGAGAAGAGCAAGGAGTACCGGGAGGCCATG GAGCGCGTGTTACACGAGGAGCACCTGCGGCAGGTGGAGGCCCAGCTGGACTACCTGGCCCCGTTCCTGGCACAGCTCCCGCCTGGGGAGAAGCTAACGCGCTGGCAGGCCGTGCGCCTCAAGGATGAGTGCCTCAATGACTTCAAGCAGCGGCTCATTGACAAAGCCAACCTCATCCAGGCCCGGTTTGAAAAG gagactcaagagCTGCAGAAGAAGCAACAGTGGTATCAGGAGAATCAGGTGACCCTGACGCCTGAGGATGAAGACTTATACCTGAGTTACTGCTCTCAGGCCATGTTCCGTATCCGTATCCTGGAGCAGCGGCTCAGTCG ACACAAGGAGCTGGCTCCACTGAAGTActtggctctggaggaaaagCTCTACAAGGACCCACGCCTGGTGGAGTTACTTAAAGTCTTCGTTTGA
- the DRC7 gene encoding dynein regulatory complex subunit 7 isoform X2, with protein MEVLKEKVEEEEAAEREEAAERAERGEKTKRPTEVRREATTMTQEMLRDLERKLSEIEVSVPEKLLTFTKDTIDTSKLPLSYQSNTLKEEHLLQVADNFSCQYSHLCPDRVPLFLHPLNECEVPKFVSTTIRPTLMPYPELYNWDTCAQFVSDFLSMVPLPDPLKPTVKEEEKAPPKKYAIKPPRDLTSRFEQEQEVKRQEAIKAEEENRRKQEEARLLEQENAKTDPLHGLRVHSWVLVLSGKREVPESFFIDAFTAHSYSTQDDHFLGIESLWNHKNYWVNMQDCWNCCKELVFDLGDPVRWEYLLLGTDKPFLSLTEEEEEGMNDDDDVEKLGKEDEDKSFDMPPSWVEQIEISPEAFETRCPNGKKVIQYKRAKLEKWAPYLNNNGLVCRLTTYEDLECTKTLEVKEWYQNREDMLELKHINKITGLNVDYFKPGHPQALRMHSYKSMQPEMDRVMEFYETARVDGLIKREETPKMMTEYYQGRPDFLSYRHVNFGPRMKKLALNSAESNPRPMVKITERFFRNPAKPADEDVAERVFLIAEERIQLRYHCRSDHITANKREFLRRMEVDSKGNKIIMTPDMCISFEVEPMEHTKKLLYQYEAMMKLKNEEKLSRHQAWESELEVLEILKLREEEEEAHTLTISIYDTKRNEKSKEYREAMERVLHEEHLRQVEAQLDYLAPFLAQLPPGEKLTRWQAVRLKDECLNDFKQRLIDKANLIQARFEKETQELQKKQQWYQENQVTLTPEDEDLYLSYCSQAMFRIRILEQRLSRHKELAPLKYLALEEKLYKDPRLVELLKVFV; from the exons ATGGAGGTCCTGAAGgagaaggtggaggaggaggaggcggcggagCGAGAAGAGGCAGCTGAGAGGGCCGAGAGGGGCGAGAAAACCAAGAGGCCGACGGAGGTGCGGAGGGAGGCGACCACCATGACGCAGGAGATGCTCAGAGACCTGGAGAGGAAGCTGTCAGAGATCGAGGTCTCTGTCCCGGAGAAGCTCCT GACCTTCACCAAGGACACTATTGACACCTCCAAGCTGCCCCTTTCCTACCAAAGCAACACGCTCAAGGAGGAACACCTGCTGCAGGTGGCAGACAACTTCTCCTGCCAGTACAGCCACCTGTGTCCGGACCGCGTGCCCCTCTTCCTGCACCCACTGAACGAGTGTGAAGTGCCG AAGTTCGTGAGCACAACCATCCGGCCCACACTGATGCCCTACCCTGAGCTCTACAACTGGGACACCTGTGCCCAGTTCGTCTCCGACTTCCTGTCCATGGTCCCCTTGCCCGACCCCCTCAAACCT ACAgtcaaggaagaggagaaggcacCCCCTAAGAAGTATGCCATCAAACCTCCCAGGGACCTGACCAGCAGGTTTGAGCAGGAACAGGAGGTGAAGAGGCAGGAGGCGATCAAGGCTGAGGAGGAGAATCGGCGGAAGCAGGAGGAGGCACGCCTCTTG GAGCAGGAGAATGCAAAGACCGACCCCCTGCATGGCCTCCGTGTGcattcctgggtcctggtgctgtCAGGGAAACGCGAGGTGCCTGAGAGCTTTTTCATTGACGCATTCACTGCACACAGCTACAGCACCCAGGACGATCACTTCCTGGGAATTGAGAGCCTTTGGAACCATAAGAACTACTGGGTCAACATGCAGGATTGTTGGAACTGCTGCAAG GAGTTGGTCTTCGACCTGGGAGACCCTGTGAGGTGGGAGTACCTGCTCTTGGGGACCGACAAGCCTTTCCTGTCCCTgactgaggaggaggaagaggggatgaatgatgatgatgacgTGGAAAAACTG GGCAAGGAGGATGAGGATAAGAGCTTCGACATGCCGCCCTCGTGGGTGGAGCAGATTGAGATCTCCCCTGAAG CGTTCGAGACCCGCTGCCCAAACGGGAAGAAGGTGATACAGTACAAGAGGGCGAAGCTGGAGAAGTGGGCCCCGTACCTCAACAACAACGGCCTCGTGTGCCGCCTTACCACCTACGAGGACCTGGAGT GTACCAAGACTTTGGAGGTGAAGGAGTGGTACCAGAACAGGGAGGACATGTTGGAGCTGAAGCACATAAACAAGATCACGGGCTTGAATGTCGACTACTTCAAGCCGGGCCACCCCCAGGCGCTGCGCA TGCACTCGTACAAGTCCATGCAACCTGAGATGGACCGTGTCATGGAGTTTTATGAAACGGCCCGCGTGGACGGCCTGATCAAGCGGGAGGAGACGCCCAAGATGATGACAGAGTACTACCAAGGACGGCCGGACTTCCTCTCCTACCGCCATGTCAATTTCGGGCCCCGCATGAAGAAGCTGGCTTTGAACAGCGCAGAGTCAAACCCCCGGCCCATGGTG AAAATCACAGAGCGATTCTTCCGCAACCCTGCGAAGCCTGCGGACGAGGACGTGGCCGAGCGAGTGTTTCTGATCGCGGAGGAGCGCATTCAGCTGCGCTACCACTGCCGCTCGGACCACATCACGGCCAACAAGCGCGAGTTCCTGCGGCGCATGGAGGTGGACAGCAAGGGCAACAAGATCATCATGACCCCTGACATGTGTATCAGCTTCGAG GTGGAGCCGATGGAGCACACCAAGAAGCTTCTCTACCAGTACGAGGCCATGATGAAGCTGAAGAACGAGGAGAAGTTGTCCAGACATCAGGCCTGGGAGTCGGAGCTGGAG GTGCTGGAGATCCTGAAGCttcgggaggaggaggaggaggcacacACGCTGACCATCTCCATCTACGACACCAAGCGCAACGAGAAGAGCAAGGAGTACCGGGAGGCCATG GAGCGCGTGTTACACGAGGAGCACCTGCGGCAGGTGGAGGCCCAGCTGGACTACCTGGCCCCGTTCCTGGCACAGCTCCCGCCTGGGGAGAAGCTAACGCGCTGGCAGGCCGTGCGCCTCAAGGATGAGTGCCTCAATGACTTCAAGCAGCGGCTCATTGACAAAGCCAACCTCATCCAGGCCCGGTTTGAAAAG gagactcaagagCTGCAGAAGAAGCAACAGTGGTATCAGGAGAATCAGGTGACCCTGACGCCTGAGGATGAAGACTTATACCTGAGTTACTGCTCTCAGGCCATGTTCCGTATCCGTATCCTGGAGCAGCGGCTCAGTCG ACACAAGGAGCTGGCTCCACTGAAGTActtggctctggaggaaaagCTCTACAAGGACCCACGCCTGGTGGAGTTACTTAAAGTCTTCGTTTGA